The Heterodontus francisci isolate sHetFra1 chromosome 31, sHetFra1.hap1, whole genome shotgun sequence genome segment gacagtgcattccagatcctaaacacacactgaacctgcctccaccacactctcagacagtgcattccacatcctaagcactcactgaacctgcctccaccacactctcagacagtgcattccagatcctaaacactcactgaacctgccaccaccagactctcagacagtgcattccagatcctaaatattcactgaacctgcctccacgacactctcagacagtgcattcctgatcctaaacactcactgaacctgtctccaccactctctcagacagtgcattccagatcataaacacacactgaacctgcctccaccacactctcagacagtgcattccagatcctaaacactcactgaacctgcctccaccacactctcagacagtgcattccagatcctaaacactcactgaacctgcctccaccacactctcagacagtgcattccagatcctaaacactcactgaacctgcctccaccacactctcagacagtgcattccagatcctaaacacacactgaacctgccttcaccacactctcaggcagtgcattccagattcgaaacactcactgaacctgcctccaccacactctcagacagtgcattccagatcctgaacacacactgaacctgcctccaccacactctcaggcagtgcattccagatcctaaacactcactgaacctgcctccaccacactctcagacagtgtattccagatcctaaacacaaactgaacctgcctccaccacactctcagacagtgcattccagatcctaaacactcactgaacctgcctccaccacattctcagacagtgcattccagatcctaaacacacactgaacctgccttcaccacactctcaggcagtgcattccagatcctaaacactcactgaacctgcctccaccacactctcagacagtgcattccagatcctaaacacacactgaacctgcctccaccacactctcaggcagtgcattccagatcctaaacactcactgaacctgcctccaccacactctcagacagtgtattccagatcctaaacacaaactgaacctgcctccaccacactctcagacagtgcattccagatcctaaacactcactgaacctgcctccaccacattctcagacagtgcattccagatcctaaacacacactgaacctgccttcaccacactctcaggcagtgcattccagatcctaaacactcactgaacctgcctccaccacactctcagacagtgcattccagatcctaaacacacactgaacctgcctccaccacacgctcagacagtgcattccacatcctaaacactcactgaacctgcctccaccacactctcagacagtgcattccagatcctaaacactcactgaacctgcctccaccgcactctcagacagtgcattccagatcctaaacactcactgaacctgcctccaccacactctcagacagtacattccagatcctaaacactcactgaagctgcccccaccacactctcagacagtacattccagatccgaaaaactcactgaatctgcctccaccacactctcagtcagtgcattccagatcctaaacactcactgaaactgcctccaccacactctcagacagtgcattccacatcctaaacactcactgaacctgcctccaccacattctcagacagttcattccagatcctaaacactcactgaacctgcctccaccacactctcagacagtgcattccagatcctaaacactcactgaacctgcctccaccacactctcagacagtgcattccacatcctaaacactcactgaacctgcctccaacacactctcagacagtgcattccagatcctaaacacacactgaacctgcctccaccacactctcagacagtgcattccacatcctaagcactcactgaacctgcctccaccacactctcagacagtgcattccagatcctaaacactcactgaacctgccaccaccagactctcagacagtgcattccagatcctaaatattcactgaacctgcctccacgacactctcagacagtgcattcctgatcctaaacactcactgaacctgtctccaccactctctcagacagtgcattccagatcataaacacacactgaacctgcctccaccacactctcagacagtgcattccagatcctaaacactcactgaacctgcctccaccacactctcagacagtgcattccagatcctaaacactcactgaacctgcctccaccacactctcagacagtgcattccagatcctaaacactcactgaacctgcctccaccacactctcagacagtgcattccagatcctaaacacacactgaacctgccttcaccacactctcaggcagtgcattccagattcgaaacactcactgaacctgcctccaccacactctcagacagtgcattccagatcctgaacacacactgaacctgcctccaccacactctcaggcagtgcattccagatcctaaacactcactgaacctgcctccaccacactctcagacagtgtattccagatcctaaacacaaactgaacctgcctccaccacactctcagacagtgcattccagatcctaaacactcactgaacctgcctccaccacattctcagacagtgcattccagatcctaaacacacactgaacctgccttcaccacactctcaggcagtgcattccagatcctaaacactcactgaacctgcctccaccacactctcagacagtgcattccagatcctaaacacacactgaacctgcctccaccacactctcagacagtgcattccagatcctaaacacacactgaacctgcctccaccacactctcagacagtgcattccagatcctaaacactcactgaacctgcctccaccacactctcagacagtgcattgcagttcctaaacactcactgaacctgcctccaccacactctcagacagtgcattccagatcctaaacacacactgaacctgcctccaccacactctcagacagtgcattccacatcctaagcactcactgaacctgcctccaccacactctcagacagtgcattccagatcctaaacactcactgaacctgcctccaccagactctcagacagtgcattccagatcctaaatattcactgaacctgcctccaccacactctcagacagtgcattccagatcctaaacacacactgaacctgcctccaccgcactctcaggcagtgcattccagatcctaaacactcactgaacctgtctccaccactctctcagacagtgcattccagatcataaacacacactgaacctgcctccaccacactctcagacagtgcattccagatcctaaacacacactgaacctgcctccaccacactctcaggctttgcattccagatcctaaacactcactgaacctgcctccaccacacactcagacagtgcattccagatcctaaacactcactgaacctgcctccaccacactctcagatcgtgcattccagatcctaaacacacactgaacctgccttcaccacactctcaggcagtgcattccagattcgaaacactcactgaacctgcctccaccacactctcagacagtgcattccagatcctaaacacacactgaacctgcctccaccacactctcagacagtgcattccacatcctaaacacacactgaacctgcctccaccacactctcagacagtgcattccagatcgtacacGCTCACTGaaacttcctccaccacactctcagacagtgcattccagatcctaaacacacactgaacctgccttcaccacactcaggcagtgcattccagatcctaaaaactcactgaatctgcctccaccacactctcagacagtgcattccagatcctaaacatacactgaacctgcctccaccacactctcagacagtgcattccagatcctaaacactcactgaacctgcctccaccacactctcagacagtggattccagatcctaaacaaaaactgaacctgccttcaccacactctcaggcagtgcattccagatcctaaacactcactgaacctgccgccaccacactctcagacagtgcattccagatcctaaacacacactgaatctgcctccaccacactctcagacagtgcattccagatcctaaacactcactgaacctgcctccaccacactctcagacagtgcattgcacatcctaaagacacactgagcctgcctccaccacactctcagacagtgcattgcacatcctatacactcactgaacctgcctccaccacactctcagacagtgcattgcacatcctaaacacacactgtacctgcctccaccacactctcagacagtgcattccacatcctaaacactcactgaacctgcctccaccacactctcagacagtgcattccacatcctaaacactcactgaacctgcctccaccacactctcagaaagtgcattcctcttcctaaacactcactgaacctgcctccaccacactctcagacagtgcattccagatcctaaacactcactgaacctgcctccaccacattcctagacagtacattccagatcctaaacactcactgaacctgcctccaccacactctctgacagtacattccagatcctaaacactcactgaacctgccaccaccacactctcagacagtgcattcctcttcctaaacactcactgaacctgcctccaccacactctcagacagtgcattccagatcctaaacactcactgaacctgcctccaccacactcccagacagtacattccacatcctaaacagtcactgaacctgcctccaccacactctcagacagtacattccagatcctaaacactcactgaacctgcctccaccacactctcagacagtgcattccagatcctaaacactcactgaacctgcctccaccacactctcagacagtgcattccagatcctaaattctcactgaacctgcctccaccacactctcagacagtgcattccagatcctaaacacacactgaacctgcctccaccacactctcagacagtacattccacatcctaaacactcactgaacctgtctccaccatactctcagacagtacattccacatcctaaacactcactgaacctgcctccaccacactctcagacagtgcattccagatcctaaacactcactgaacctgcctccaccacactctcagacaatgcattccagatcctaaacactcactgaacctgcctccaccacagtctcagacagtgcattccagatcctaaacactctctgaacctgcctccaccacactctcagacagtgcattccagatcctaaacactcactgaaccttcctccaccacactctcagacagtgcattcaagatcctgaacacacactgaacctgcctccaccacactctcagacagtacattccagatcctaaacactcactgaacctgcctccaccacactctcagacagtgcattccagatcctaaattctcactgaacctgcctccaccacactctcagacaatgcattccagatcctaaacacacactgaacctgcctccaccacactctcagacagtacattccagatcctaaaaactcactgaacctgcctccaccacactctcagacagtgcattccacatcctaaacacacactgaacctgcctccaccacactctcagacagtgcattccagatccgaaccactcactgaacctgcctccaccacactctcagacagtgcattccagatcctaaacactcactgaacctgcctccaccacactctcagacagtgcattgcagatcctaagaactcactgaacctgcttccaccacactctcagacagtgcattccagatcctaaacacacactgaacctgcctccaccacactctcagacagtgcattccagatcctaaacactcactgaacctgcctccaccacactctcagacagtgcattccagatcctaaacacacactgaacctgccttcaccacactctcaggcagtgcattccagatcctaaacactcactgaacctgccgccaccacactctcagacagtgcattccagatcctaaacacacactgaatctgcctccaccacactctcagacagtgcattccagatcctaaacactcactgaacctgcctccaccacactctcagacagtgcattgcacatcctaaagacacactgaacctgcctccaccacactctcagacagtgcattgcacatcctatacactcactgaacctgcctccaccacactctcagacagtgcattgcacatcctaaacacacactgtacttgcctccaccacactctcagacagtgcattccacatcctaagcactcactgaacctgcctccaccacactctcagacagtgcattccacatcctaaacactcactgaacctgcctccaccatactctcagacagtgcattccagatcctaaacactcactgaacctgcctccaccacactctaagacagtgcattcctcttcctaaacactcactgaacctgcctccaccacactctcagacagtgcattccagatcctaaacactcactgaacctgcctccaccacactctcagacagtgcattccagatcctaaacactcactgaacctgcctccaccacactctcagacagtgcattgcacatcctaaagacacactgagcctgcctccaccacactctcagacagtgcattgcacatcctatacactcactgaacctgcctccaccacactctcagacagtgcattgcacatcctaaacacacactgtacctgcctccaccacactctcagacagtgcattccacatcctaaacactcactgaacctgcctccaccacactctcagacagtgcattccacatcctaaacactcactgaacctgcctccaccacactctcagaaagtgcattcctcttcctaaacactcaccgaacctgcctccaccacactctcagacagtgcattccagatcctaaacactcactgaacctgcctccaccacattcctagacagtacattccagatcctaaacactcactgaacctgcctccaccacactctcagacagtacattccagatcctaaacactcactgaacctgccaccaccacactctcagacagtgcattcctcttcctaaacactcactgaacctgcctccaccacactctcagacagtgcattccagatcctaaacactcactgaacctgcctccaccacactcccagacagtacattccacatcctaaacagtcactgaacctgcctccaccacactctcagacagtacattccagatcctaaacactcactgaacctgcctccaccacactctcagacagtgcattccagatcctaaacactcactgaacctgcctccaccacactctcagacagtgcattccagatcctaaattctcactgaacctgcctccaccacactctcagacagtgcattccagatcctaaacacacactgaacctgcctccaccacactctcagacagtacattccacatcctaaacactcactgaacctgtctccaccacactctcagacagtacattccacatcctaaacactcactgaacctgcctccaccacactctcagacagtgcattccagatcctaaacactcactgaacctgcctccaccacactctcagacaatgcattccagatcctaaacactcactgaacctgcctccaccacagtctcagacagtgcattccagatcctaaacactctctgaacctgcctccaccacactctcagacagtgcattccagatcctaaacactcactgaaccttcctccaccacactctcagacagtgcattcaagatcctgaacacacactgaacctgcctccaccacactctcagacagtacattccagatcctaaacactcactgaacctgcctccaccacactctcagacagtgcattccagatcctaaattctcactgaacctgcctccaccacactctcagacaatgcattccagatcctaaacacacactgaacctgcctccaccacactctcagacagtacattccagatcctaaaaactcactgaacctgcctccaccacactctcagacagtgcattccacatcctaaacacacactgaacctgcctccaccacactctcagacagtgcattccagatccgaaccactcactgaacctgcctccaccacactctcagacagtgcattccagatcctaaacactcactgaacctgcctccaccacactctcagacagtgcattgcagatcctaagaactcactgaacctgcttccaccacactctcagacagtgcattccagatcctaaacacacactgaacctgcctccaccacactctcagacagtgcattccagatcctaaacactcactgaacctgcctccaccacactctcagacagtgcattccagatcctaaacacacactgaacctgccttcaccacactctcaggcagtgcattccagatcctaaacactcactgaacctgccgccaccacactctcagacagtgcattccagatcctaaacacacactgaatctgcctccaccacactctcagacagtgcattccagatcctaaacactcactgaacctgcctccaccacactctcagacagtgcattgcacatcctaaagacacactgaacctgcctccaccacactctcagacagtgcattgcacatcctatacactcactgaacctgcctccaccacactctcagacagtgcattgcacatcctaaacacacactgtacttgcctccaccacactctcagacagtgcattccacatcctaagcactcactgaacctgcctccaccacactctcagacagtgcattccacatcctaaacactcactgaatctgcctccaccatactctcagacagtgcattccagatcctaaacactcactgaacctgcctccaccacactctcagacagtgcattcctcttcctaaacactcactgaacctgcctccaccacactctcagacagtgcattccagatcctaaacactcactgaacctgcctccaccacactcccagacagtacattccagatcctaaacagtcactgaacctgcctccaccacactctcagacagtacattccagatcctaaacactcactgaacctgccaccaccacactctcagacagtgcattccagatcctaaacactcactgaacctgcctccaccacactctcagacagtgcattccagatcctaaattctcactgaacctgcctccaccacactctcagacaatgcattccagatcctaaacacacactgaacctgcctccaccacactctcagacagtacattccagatcctaaacactcactgaacctgcctccaccacactctcagacagtgcattccacatcctaaacactcactgaacctgcctccaccacactctcagacagtgcattccagatactaaacactcactgaacctgcctccaccacactttcagacagtgcattccagatcctaaacactcactgaacctgcctccaccacagtctcagacagtgcattccagatcctaaacactcactgaacctgcctccaccacactctcagacagtgcattccagatcctaaacactcactgaacctgccttcaccacactctcagacagtgcattccagatcctgaacacacactgaacctgcctccaccacactctcagacagtacattccagatcctaaacactcactgaacctgcctccaccacactctcagacagtgcattccacatcctaaacactcactgaacctgcctccaccacactctcagacagtgcattccagatcctaaacactcactgtgtaaaaggtttttcctcatgttgccattgcttcttttgccattcaccttaaattggtgtcatgTGATTTGCGATTCTTCCGCcgacaggaacagtttctctcaatcaactctgtccagacccctcaagattttgaatggctctgtcaaatctccccttaatcttctcttctacaaggagaacatccccagcttctccaatcgatccacactgctgaagtccttcatccctggaagatttctcatgaatcttttctgcacctgctgcccttgtccttcgagttggtaaggGTAATGGGTTTGCGAGATGCTGTTGAAGATTTTTGGAATtcccctttgccttcctaattgctttttgacttcttttctaacctttttgGAAATTCTCTCCTTTATTGTATGTGTACTTTTTCTTTAGTCTCAATATTACCCCATCTCTTTGTTCTTTCATTTTATTACATTATTGGCTAGTTTGTTTTTGCCTTTCagtggaatatatttctcctgaactctGTTTTTGTTGATGCATTACTAGACTTTCCTGGATACCTGCTCCCAGAagacactgggaagaaaccatttTGCCAACCTCAGTAAGATGAGTTGTTAAAGACAGGATTTTGAACGGTGCGATCTTCTGACAAGGACCCCAAGCCTCATTCTATTAGTGGGGTGATTATGGTTTATGGACAGTTCTACCACAGAGACAGACTTTGCCTGAAGATGATCAATATCAATGTTGGGGGCCTGAAGCAAAAGGTCGAGCAAAAGGCATTGTTAAAATTTCCAGAGACCAGATTGGGAAAGTTAGTAGCATGCTTCTCAAGGGAGGACACCCTTGAATTGTGTGATGACTACGATGTGTATGCTGATGAATATTACTTTGACAGAAATCCAAGTATCTTTCACTATGTGTTGAATTTCTATTCCACGGGCAAGCTCCATGTGATGGAGGGGATTTGTGTATTCTCCTTCAACCAAGAGATTGAGTACTGGGGCATTGGAGAGACCTGCATCCATCACTGCTGCAGGTTCAAGTACCACGAACGGAAAGAGAATGCTGTTGAGAGGGAGTTTGACACGCAGAGTGATGACCTGAGCTTAATAAGTTCTGAAGATCCCAACACCATCCCCCAACAAATAGAGAGCTTTAAGCATATGTGGTATGGTAAACACAGGGAAAAGATATGGCTTATTTTAGAGAATCCAGAATATTCTTTTCCAGCCAAGGTTTTCACTATATCCTCACTGGCTATCGTGTTGCTTTCCATTGTGACTATGTGTGTTCATAGTCTGCCTGAATTTCAGGGGCAACCTGAAGACCCTGGCTTCATGATTCTTGAATCCACCTGTATTGCATGGTTCAGCATTGAGTACATTGCAAGGCTGATGGTCACCCCGTACGTCTGCAAGTTCCTCCAAAATCCACTGAATATCATAGACTTTTTATCATTTCTACCATTCTATATCACCCTCTTAGTAGAGCATATAGATGATGATATCTCAGAGCTGGTGAACATTGGTCGTGTGGTACAGGTCCTTCGCTTGATGCGCATCTTTCGGGTCCTGAAGTTGGCTCGTCACTCAGTTGGACTGAGAGCACTCGGGGCAACCTTCAGACACAGCTCCGAAGAAGTAGGGCTCTTGGTTGTGTTCTTGACTGTCGGCATTGCCATATTCTCAGCCCTCATCTACGCATCTGAGAAAGACGAGAAAGAAACTGGCCTTCACAGCATCCCTATTGGCTGGTGGTGGGCAACCATCAGTATGACCACCGTTGGCTATGGCGACACTTACCCAGTCACCATTCAAGGAAAGCTCATTGGCAGCAGCTGCATTATATTTGGCCTGTTGATGGTCGCTTTGCCAGTTACTGTCATATTTAACCGCTTTTCAAAATATTATCGACGAGAACAAGCCATTGATGTTGTGATTCGTAACCAGGAGCTGAGAAAGCTGGCAGCAGGCCTACCATGTGTCAATATCAGGGACATCTACGTGAAGAAGATGTACTGCAGTTCAAAAAACAATACACTGGACCTGAACAGCGCGCCATGTGAGAAGCAGAGTTCCGCAGAGTCCTCAACCATCCAGCATGTAGATACTGAGCACTGTTCCCAGAAATATTCAGACTGAACCTGCCCTCCTCCATCTGTAACCCATGTCAGATAAATTGCTGCAGGTCCTTCCCATTCAATCAGTCATAAAACTGGTTATTGTGAATGTGGGAATTGCTGTAGTGCAAGAGGTAAACTGATCACAAACTAGTTAAACTATTACTATCAATATATAGCTTTAGAAAACATGAGAGTCTGCACATAGTTCCTCTTCTGTGACTGTTGCACCTCCTGTTCTGTGACAGTCAGACAGTCTGTACCTGTCACAGTTCCAGTTTTGATTGTCACACTTCCTGTTCTGTGAATGTCACACTTCCTGCCATATGACTGTCACTCATTCTGTTCTGTAATTGTCACACTTCCTGTTTTGTACGTTTCACACTTCCTGTTGTGATTGTCATACTTTCTGTTGAAACTGTCACACTTCCTGTTGCGTGACGGTCACACATC includes the following:
- the LOC137346934 gene encoding potassium voltage-gated channel subfamily S member 3-like; protein product: MVYGQFYHRDRLCLKMININVGGLKQKVEQKALLKFPETRLGKLVACFSREDTLELCDDYDVYADEYYFDRNPSIFHYVLNFYSTGKLHVMEGICVFSFNQEIEYWGIGETCIHHCCRFKYHERKENAVEREFDTQSDDLSLISSEDPNTIPQQIESFKHMWYGKHREKIWLILENPEYSFPAKVFTISSLAIVLLSIVTMCVHSLPEFQGQPEDPGFMILESTCIAWFSIEYIARLMVTPYVCKFLQNPLNIIDFLSFLPFYITLLVEHIDDDISELVNIGRVVQVLRLMRIFRVLKLARHSVGLRALGATFRHSSEEVGLLVVFLTVGIAIFSALIYASEKDEKETGLHSIPIGWWWATISMTTVGYGDTYPVTIQGKLIGSSCIIFGLLMVALPVTVIFNRFSKYYRREQAIDVVIRNQELRKLAAGLPCVNIRDIYVKKMYCSSKNNTLDLNSAPCEKQSSAESSTIQHVDTEHCSQKYSD